ACGAACAATGCGCGCGCTGGTTCGGTGGTGGCCGCCGCCAAAGCAAAAATAGCATCGGAAAAATCGAACGGAACTGCACCGGCCAGTACGACGATCGCCAAAAAACTGCCTTCACAAGCGAACGCATCCGTCCGCACGCGTACACCTTCACCGCGTGGTAGCATTGCCAACGGTTCCCTACCCAACGGGACCGTACCGGGAAAAGCAACGCCGACAAcggcgtcagcagcagcagccaccacAACAAAGCCGAAAACGGCCGCCAAACCAGCCACAATCGTTAGCAACGGGAAGCTGTTGACGGCTGCCGCACGTCCCGGCCCAGGAAAAGTGTCCAACGTGGCATCGTTACAGCAAAAATTTGAAGGGCGAAAGTAATGGCGGCCCAAACTTCAAAAAATTAGTTAAACAGAAAGCAAGTTTattcttaaatatttttaaatcccGCTAACACGTGGCACAGTCCTGAATGTTGCCTATATGATCCTGTCCAAAATACACTGTTGCAAAATTACGCCCCTTTACTCTACGGCGGATTTTCCAGAAATGCCGAGAGGACACCAGAACCCTACACATCACCTATTcgttgacttcaaggcggtgtacgataccatagatcggcccccatgcagcagtacggattccctgggaagctatTACTGTTGTTAAGGGCCACTCGCCACTCTTGCGCcctgttttgttgttcaacattgcTTTGGAGGGTGTTATGTGAGGTGTAGGCTCCGCCATCCGGGGCATGATTCCGAGATAGCGGAGCTGTCCTGACCGTAATTAAGGACGGTAGTAGAGGAGCACAGAAAGCTCGTTGGCTAGATCAACTGGAGTTACACCTGTCGGAGATAGAATTCAGGCGTGGATGGAGAACTGCAGCCCTCGattgagtttcctggaaacgtagtggcgacctggccatgtctctGCAACGCGCTCAATTCTGAGTaggccaagaaggagaaggaagacacgtggcgagtgtgtgtgtttttcttgtaacataattattatttatacttTGCATCGCCTTCGATGCATGCAACACAAAAACTCGGATCGATTTTGAATAGGACCAATTGATTAGTTGTATTATCGTTTATTATTCTCCCAGTATGGAGAAGACAAAATGACCGCCGCTTCAGTACCATCCTTGTGTGCGTGATTTTGAATCAGAAAAATATCGCGATCCTCGACCGTTttgcagagagagagagtcgaTCGCCAACGTACAACAACCGATTAGCTAATGTATGTAAATGTGTATTGATGTGTTCAGTAAGTGTGCTACGCCCAGGAGGGGAGCCAAAGTACGAATCGGGACTCGGGAAGCGGTGTCGTAAAGCAGGCTCGTTAAATGCCGTGCTACGTTATCGATTAATTTGTTAAAGGACAAAACTCCGCGAAAAAagttagagaagaaaatcaaaaccagACCGTATTTCCGAACGttgtaaatatttgtaaaaccaCCAAGGACCTGCTGATGACGTGGGCGTTGCAGACGGGAACGTGTTCtaggtgttttgtttcgttccaaACTGGATCATCACAGAATTCTCTTTCCTGTGGATAAAAAGCACACGCTTAAGCATAAACTCGCTGTATACACTTTGACTGGTTGGACATCTTTTCGCTAGGTATTTAATTTATCCACCCCTCCCCAATGCTGAAAAATAGTGTGTAGTTCCATTTTCGTACTGTGTTGAGTAGTGTGAGACAGTTGTGTATCGAAGAAGACGAAAtggtttaaataaaacaaaaacaaagatgtcatttttatattcaaaCACGAAACCCAAACACGACGTATCCTTCTTCTTAGTCCGAAGCTTGCTTTTTccgaaaaatgtatttttccaaCCCAAAGAATGGATACTCGAACGCGATGCACCACACCGTACCGACCACGGCACTGAGACAAATTAATCCGAACGAGGTGTAGAATATGTTCACGACGGTAAATTCTACCGGAAAACGAATCGCTTGCGTTAGTGTAATCGCCTGGATGGCAATGTGCACGAGATACATTGAGTAGGAAAGTCGAGACAATGGTTGCCACAGTGGGCAACCGAGAAACCGATCAACTATTCCTCCCTGCCCGTTAATGCACACAAATATCACCCACATGACGGCAAAGGCCCAAAACGAGCGATGTAACGCTTCGTAGAATGCGTCCGCAATTGGCTTGATGCGTGTGTAATCCCCAATGTACAGTTGCTTCAGTGACCATCCAGTCACGACCAAGATCGCGATCGTAAACAGCCAACCTAAAGCGAGCACCGGTTTGGAGAGTTTAACCCGTGCGCCACGCGTTAAATGTAGCAAATAACCGAACAGAAcaccaaacaaccaaaccGACATGCGGGCATGCGTTGGATGGTACGTTTTGCGTGGCATTAGACCATCACCTCGTGGTGCGGATCGATTTAAACGATACTCGTTCACCATAAACGTAGCAAACACGCAGCTAATCGAAAGCAGGGCAAGAAGCACAATTGCCGGTACAAACTTTTTCCCATAGCGCCACAGCAAATAGATCAGCAGTGGGGACACAATGTATAGCTGCATATCCACCGACAGGTACCAGGTATGGACGAAACACATCGACTCGTAATGCGCATAGTTCTGCACGTACAACAATGCCGACCACCAGCTCTTGTGGCACGCGGTCAGCAGTTCGTCAGCGACCAGCTTGTAAAGCACTCCCTCGCCCACAACGTCCACGAACGCAATGCCGAACAGGATAAGTGCCGCATAGGCAGGCGTAATGCGGATGATACGATGTAACCACAGTTCCAACACGTTTAACCGCTTCGTCTTTTCCAGCTCACGTAACATCTTAATCGAGACGAGCATTCCGCTAAGCATCAGGAAAATGTCCACCGCTTTTCCGCCCAACCGATGAAACAGTACGCCGAAGTAGCTTTCGGCATAGTCCTGTCGCACCGGTATGTTGATCGTCGGTATACCAAGTGCCGAATCGTGCACGTGATTAATGATAATCCACAGCATGGACAGTGCGCGCACACCGTTAACACATTCAAGCACACCGTCCTTACCGACCGTCCGTGGTACGATGCGGTACACGTGGCCAAGGTTGGTGTAGAACGAAAGACGCTTAACGTAGCTGGGTGCTTCCTGCTTTCGGTAGAAGAAGATCAGCTCGACCAGCGTGGCCATCAGCAGTATCGCTCCGTACCCCGAGAACAGTACACTGAAGAGAAGAAGGTGATAGGGCGATAAGATTAAGTAACGACGCTTTCAATACAACTTACATCGCAACGATGGTAACCGCTGGAAAGGGTTTGTCCTCATCACGatagcaaaacttttccagcAACGGTCCATTCACCACCAACATTTGATTGGACGCGAAATAGGCGTTAGTAAGCTGTGCGACCAGGGCCGGTTCACAGACATCCGGCATGCATACACCGTACTGTAGTGGTGCTGAAGTTGCTGGTAAACCGGTACGACTCAAGTCCACATAGAGCGTACAATGCTGACCGCCGATTTTGGCCAGTGCACCCTGATGCGAAATGCGCCGACATTGGTCAAAGTTGCCAAACTCATACACATTCCCAAACAGTATTCCGGCCGGATTTTTGCCCCACGAATCGTACACTGAATACACGGAAAAAGAAATTCGTTAAATGCTAATGGTTCAGTTGGTGCGACGATGTTCACTAAGACTCACTACTAAGTGCCCACGGTTCACCGGCATCGAACGAGCTCGCAAACACATCCAGCTGATTCAGACAGGCTTGATCGCTTGCGGACGTTACGTTCCATAGCTGAGGCACTCGTTTCAGATGATCCAACAATCCTACCGGTATTTGGTTTATCGTTTGAAACTGACCACTAACAGAAGGAACCACAAAACCGATCAAAACGGTGAAACTAACCACGACAAGCGGAACGACACGCAGCACTAGACAAATGCTGGTGTGCGCCATCTTTGACGATCTGCACCTACACCAATCAGGATATGGactgttgctgtttgctcGGCGGGAGTGCAACTTAATAACTGATTACGCGAGTTCCACCATCGGGGAGACGTTTGACGATAACAGCAGCCATCACCATCGGATAAGATATATTCGGCAATCAATCGATCAATGAACGATGGGGGTTTATTTAAAGGAAGTGTGATAAAAGAAATTCCCATGACCAGAGGGTACGCGCGCAATATAAAACAACTACTTCATTTCCGATCTTTTGGTCTTTTGGCCGGGTGTGAAAGACGGTTTGGTTATCATCACCCCTGATGAATTCGCTACTTTATCATGCGCAGGGCAAAGAAATTTGTGGTCAGTAGAGTAAAAGATTAGTGACCACTTAATTGTTGCTTTTATCATCATGGCGGTGTGCAGCAGAATTTGTCACATGCCGTAGCTTTTACGTTGCTTTTAATAGCGTAAGGTCACGCgcattttgcaaacattcGGTTGCTCCGTGGtatgctactactactggtTTAAATGAACAGTCTCAATTCCCTAAACAGTTTTGCCACCTAAACGCGGTAAACCGCTGTAAGAAAAGCACTTTCTCAACCAAGCACTGAGGGCCAACGGCACGATAAATATCGCCCAACAATACCTTATATCCTACATGATCTATTGAACAGGAGAGCAGTACTAGTAGCAGGCCCTAATGCTAACAGTCCGCATCGGCTTGTTTCTTATCATGGAAGTACCTTATTTctacgccccccccccccccccccccgctccCCCAGCGATACACAGTGGACTACTGCTTATCATTCTTATCATCGTCAGGTGTATCCGATAACGGCCAAGCCCGACGGAACAAGTCTCGTTATGTTGTTTGAATATGAAACAAACGTATCAGGAGAACAGCTTTTAACTGGTACACTGCCGCCTCTCTAGAATCTGGCCCTAGTTTTGTAAGATAAGCAAGGTAAAGTAGATAAGGGTGTCCAAACGTGTGTCacggttttttctctcttctcttcagcttataaataaataatccgCTGAAGTAGCTATCAATGCGCCGACACGAATTACAACGCCAGCTGGAATGGCCATCGATAAGGCCTTATCGGTGAGATTTGAGTCGCAGATTTCTGATAAAACCTCTGATATCTGTCCCCTTCTGacagtttgtttttggtttgggtATGCACAAGCCCCAGCAATGATGAGGCCAATTTTTCGGTGGCTTTCGGTAAGATAGTCGAACGACAATTTTGCTTTACTTGGCGTGGGGTCACATATGATTagcagaatttttttttgtgaatcgCTAACCGATAAACGGACTTGATGGAGCTCTCGGCACTCCATAAAAGACCCACTCGGAGGGAAAGAAACTTAACATCGTGGCATAATTTCAACACCTCCAACTGTGAGGTGAACCCTCCAGAAAGCAATGGGTAGACGTATagacattttgttgttgctggctaTTGGCGTGTTTGGTATCGTCAATGGAGCGGCTGTTCCAAAATCACCATCCATGTCCACTAAGGACACGAACGTGCCGATGAACTTTACCGCCGATATCATTCTGAGAGATGGATACTTTCTCGAGCAGCACGAGGTAACGACGGCCGATGGTTACATCCTAACGATGTTCCGCATCCCAGGAAGTCCTGCAAACCCGATACGCCAGGGCAAAAACGTAGCCTTCCTGATGCACGGTCTGCTAAGTTCCTCTGCAGATTACGTTATTTCCGGACCGGGGCGTGCCCTTGCCTACATGCTGGTGGATGCAGGGTACGATGTGTGGATGGGAAACGCTCGTGGCAATACCAACTCTCGCCGTCACATCTTCCACGATCCGGATGCGCGCAACACCAACTTCTGGGACTTTAGCTGGCACGAAATCGGTTACTTCGACCTACCCGCCATGATTGATTACACACTCGCGTACACTGGTCACACGACGCTACACTATGCGGGTCACTCACAAGGTACGACCTCGTTCTTCGTGATGGCATCATTGCGCCCGGATTACAACAAGAAGATACGCTCGATGCATGCCCTAGCACCAGTTGCTTTCATGAGCAACCTGCGGTCCCCGTTCGTGCGTGCCTTTGCCCCGTTTGTGGATCAGCTCGAGTGGATAATGAATATGTTGGGTGTGAACGAGTTCCTGCCGAGCAACGATATGATGATAATGGGTGGTCAACGACTATGTGAAGACGAATCACCGTTCCAGGAGGTGTGTGCCAATGTGTTGTTCCTGATTGGAGGTTTCAATTCGCCCCAGCTTAATCGAACCATGATACCGGCTCTGCTTGAGAATGCTCCTGCAGGTGCTTCGGTTAATCAGCTGGTACATTACGCACAGGGGTACAACTCTGGACGTTTCCGGCAGTATGATTTTGGTCTCACGCTTAACCTCATCCGGTATGGATCGATCCGTCCGCCAGATTATCCACTGCATCGGGTGACGGCTCCGGTGGCACTGCATTTTAGCGACAATGATTGGCTGGCGGCCGTGTCGGACGTACGCGAGCTGCACGGACAATTGTCCAATTCAATTGGGCTGTTCCGTGTGTCTGATCCGCGCTGGAACCATCTCGATTTCGTCTGGGGTATCGATGCCAACACGTTCCTGTACGAACGGGTGATTAGCTTTATGGATCGATACAACTGATAGCGTGGCAATCTTTACGTTTGCGGTAGCACAAAGAGGTTTGATTAAGGAAAACACGGTAGAACAACCAACAGTGTGATACAAACATCTTTGCGTATAAGGAAGATATTGTACGTAGAGAGTCCGGGAGTCAAATATACATGATTCACGATTCTTCCATTGAATGTTTCGAGTCGATTTTAGCCTGTCTATAGCATCTTCGAAATCTGACAATAATTTAACTTGCAATAGCCTATGCTTTGAAGCTAAAAATATAGCAGACAGTTTTAGATTCCTTTCATAAGTTAGCCATAACCTTTGGACATTATTCCCAAACCATGACGGTTCTGGAAATCCATCGCGCTACACTGTATTGTACTTCAAAACACCGATTCGGTACAGAGCAGCACATTGCGTCGTCGTTCCGATTTTCGTCCGATCACAATACGCGTTTGATAAGATTTCAAAATACGGCCATCAGTGTGATAAAGTTGCTATAGACTttcgataaaaaataattaaattcacCTGTAAATCACGCCAGGTGGGCTACCTGGTGTAGTGGAGTTCTATAAAGCAGGATTAGCCAGTTGGCCGAAGGTACAGTCAGTAAAAAACCATTGCTCGAGCATGGTACTAAGCAACAGCTGCTGGATCCTGCTGGCCCTGGCTAGTGTGGCCACGCTATCACAAGCTTCCACCATCCGTGATGTGTTGGCATTCCGCCGAGGAGATGCACCACAACCCACCAACATTGCACCGCTAACGGCTGACATCATCACCAACGATGGATACTTAGTCGAGGAGCACCAGGCAACGACGGCCGATGGCTACGTCCTGACAATGTTCCGCATCCCGGGCGGTCCTGGCAATCCACCGCGCGAAGGCAAGAACGTTGCATTTGTCCAGCACGGTTTGCTCTGCTCGTCGGCCGACTGGGTAATACTGGGACCGGGCAAAGCTCTCGCCTACATGCTTGTGGACGCCGGATACGATGTGTGGTTGGGTAATGCGCGTGGCAATACGCACTCCCGCCGCCATATCTTCCACGATCCGGATGCGCGCAATACGGATTTCTGGGACTTTAGCTGGCACGAAATCGGTTACTTCGATTTACCTGCTATGATTGATTACGCGCTACAGTTCACTGGACAGACGTCACTGCAGTACGCTGGCCACTCGCAGGGTACGACCTCGTTCTTCATCATGACGTCGTTGCGTCCGGAGTACAATCAACGTATTCGTTCGATGCATGCGTTGGCACCGGTAGCTTTCATGAGCAATCTGCGTTCACCGTTTGTGCGTGCCTTTGCTCCCTTCGTCGACCAGATTGATGTAATTCTCGAAAAAGCCTATCTTCATTTGGATGACGATTTAATATGGattgcttgcttttgttttagtgGCTAATGCGTATGTTGGGCGTGAACGAGTTCCTTCCCAGCAGCGACATGATGACGCTCGGTGGTCAAATGCTGTGCCGTGACGAAGCACTCTTCCAGGAGGTGTGCGCCAACGTGCTGTTCCTCATCGGAGGTTTCAACTCGCCCCAACTCAACCGTACTATGCTGCCTGCAATTCTGGCCAACACTCCCGCCGGTGCTTCGGTTAACCAGCTGGTACACTACGCTCAAGGCTATAATTCCGGACGCTTCCGTCAGTTTGATTACGGTCTGACGCTAAACCTCATCCGGTACGGATCGATCCGTCCTCCAGATTATCCACTCGACCGCATTACCGCCCCGGTAGCGCTCCACTACGGTGACAACGATTGGCTGGCGGCCGTGTCGGATGTGCGCCAACTGCACTCTAACCTCCGTAACGCGATCGGATTGTTCCGTGTGTCGGACCCGAACTGGAACCATTTGGATTTCACTTGGGGAATCGATGCCGATTCGCTACTCTACCGACGTGTCATCAGCTTCATGGATCGATACAACTAAATAGAAGAGAGCAATACtacgaaataattgaaaacatGTACAAATGAGGTAAAACAAAGTCTGTCTGGCtctgataaaaagaaaaaaaccaattgTACGATAAGGCACCCATGGCTAGCATGTTGTTCTGGCGactgtttttcatttcgttgaGAAGCAACTGCCTGGCTTCGTGGATAAGTCCGGGAAGAAAATAGAACTGGACTTAATTAATACTCTACCCTGTACTGGGGAGTAAAGGAAATAACGAGAAAAGACACCCCATCAGCCGGAGCTTATATATCGCTATGTACGTGATGAGTTAGAGTAAAGGATATCATCTCGGCAAACTCACCAAGAAAGTGGTATATAATGAATGTTCCCCCTTTTTCGTCGACGTTACTTCACGGGTCGTAACCGACGACGGGAAACAGCTAAGATGTTAGCTTGCTTCGTTCTGTCTTTCTCCTTCTTTATTTCCGCCTGCGATGCCAAATCCAACACTCCGTTACCCGGTCAAACGTGCCTTCTGATTGTCTGCTACAGACTCCTGTGTGGTCTGGTCTCCTGATAGAAATTCGACTTAATGAGTAACGCACTAACACACCGTTGCTTCGGTGTGGTGGCCTACGTTAAGACGCCGAAAGGATACACTTGCTGGAGCAATGTTTACTAATTAAAACCGAAGTAGCTAATTGTTATTTGGAGTTGAGTCTTTTGGGGTGGACGTTGCCAACGACTCTTACAGTGATGAACGCATTTTGTGTCGGTACTCGTGGTGTAAATTTCTCACCAAAGATTGTTTCAAGAAAAGCGGGATATTCGTCtctctgttttccttttcgttttcttctattttattggaaaatgtaCCGAAATTAATGGTTTGTGATGTTCATGCTTATTGCACTAGAGCGCCTAAAACAGATTTCACGTGTGAGTACAAGAACATGCAACGCTGTTAAGTACCTTTAGACTTCCGCTTACTATTATTTACGATCGGAGGTATCTTtcctttcttgaagaatttatTGAATTGCTTGagctgaaaagaaaaaaaaggaggagaaataatatctttaatttaataaaatcaagTTAGAAACAGTCTTTTACAATTGTATTAATGATCCCTAGATTATTCTTGTATTGGACCCTCTTGTATTTACTCTTTATGTGGACAAATTAtaccataaaaatatttttttaatttttgtttaagtaTTACGGCTCGGTGCCATATTCTCAGATCTTTTTggctgattttgtacaaatttctcaaggcatttccaccttgttttgctgctgctgctgctaaatgctgctaaatgaatttaaatatgaaataattttgttaaataCTTTCTGGGACGTAAAAAGCATATTTTGTAGAACGTTCAGTATCTTCAAAAACCACCTACTAATAGGTGGTAATAGGTTCACATATTTCTTCTCAATCCTGCTATTCTGTTTTGTGCACCTCACTATGGCATTCTTCCCTCAAACGTTTCGAAGCACTAATTAATGTCCTCTCTACCTCCAATCACACCATACACAACCCCTCGTACTGCTAAAACAATGCCCTACTATCTCTATCTCTCCCAGCACTCATCAGCAAAAATCCGACGCAGTCGTACTTCTCATCCGGACAGTCC
This genomic window from Anopheles maculipalpis chromosome 2RL, idAnoMacuDA_375_x, whole genome shotgun sequence contains:
- the LOC126558158 gene encoding lipase 3-like, which produces MVLSNSCWILLALASVATLSQASTIRDVLAFRRGDAPQPTNIAPLTADIITNDGYLVEEHQATTADGYVLTMFRIPGGPGNPPREGKNVAFVQHGLLCSSADWVILGPGKALAYMLVDAGYDVWLGNARGNTHSRRHIFHDPDARNTDFWDFSWHEIGYFDLPAMIDYALQFTGQTSLQYAGHSQGTTSFFIMTSLRPEYNQRIRSMHALAPVAFMSNLRSPFVRAFAPFVDQIDWLMRMLGVNEFLPSSDMMTLGGQMLCRDEALFQEVCANVLFLIGGFNSPQLNRTMLPAILANTPAGASVNQLVHYAQGYNSGRFRQFDYGLTLNLIRYGSIRPPDYPLDRITAPVALHYGDNDWLAAVSDVRQLHSNLRNAIGLFRVSDPNWNHLDFTWGIDADSLLYRRVISFMDRYN
- the LOC126558175 gene encoding lipase 3-like, which encodes MGRRIDILLLLAIGVFGIVNGAAVPKSPSMSTKDTNVPMNFTADIILRDGYFLEQHEVTTADGYILTMFRIPGSPANPIRQGKNVAFLMHGLLSSSADYVISGPGRALAYMLVDAGYDVWMGNARGNTNSRRHIFHDPDARNTNFWDFSWHEIGYFDLPAMIDYTLAYTGHTTLHYAGHSQGTTSFFVMASLRPDYNKKIRSMHALAPVAFMSNLRSPFVRAFAPFVDQLEWIMNMLGVNEFLPSNDMMIMGGQRLCEDESPFQEVCANVLFLIGGFNSPQLNRTMIPALLENAPAGASVNQLVHYAQGYNSGRFRQYDFGLTLNLIRYGSIRPPDYPLHRVTAPVALHFSDNDWLAAVSDVRELHGQLSNSIGLFRVSDPRWNHLDFVWGIDANTFLYERVISFMDRYN
- the LOC126565320 gene encoding O-acyltransferase like protein-like — protein: MAHTSICLVLRVVPLVVVSFTVLIGFVVPSVSGQFQTINQIPVGLLDHLKRVPQLWNVTSASDQACLNQLDVFASSFDAGEPWALSMYDSWGKNPAGILFGNVYEFGNFDQCRRISHQGALAKIGGQHCTLYVDLSRTGLPATSAPLQYGVCMPDVCEPALVAQLTNAYFASNQMLVVNGPLLEKFCYRDEDKPFPAVTIVAIVLFSGYGAILLMATLVELIFFYRKQEAPSYVKRLSFYTNLGHVYRIVPRTVGKDGVLECVNGVRALSMLWIIINHVHDSALGIPTINIPVRQDYAESYFGVLFHRLGGKAVDIFLMLSGMLVSIKMLRELEKTKRLNVLELWLHRIIRITPAYAALILFGIAFVDVVGEGVLYKLVADELLTACHKSWWSALLYVQNYAHYESMCFVHTWYLSVDMQLYIVSPLLIYLLWRYGKKFVPAIVLLALLSISCVFATFMVNEYRLNRSAPRGDGLMPRKTYHPTHARMSVWLFGVLFGYLLHLTRGARVKLSKPVLALGWLFTIAILVVTGWSLKQLYIGDYTRIKPIADAFYEALHRSFWAFAVMWVIFVCINGQGGIVDRFLGCPLWQPLSRLSYSMYLVHIAIQAITLTQAIRFPVEFTVVNIFYTSFGLICLSAVVGTVWCIAFEYPFFGLEKYIFRKKQASD